The proteins below come from a single Necator americanus strain Aroian chromosome V, whole genome shotgun sequence genomic window:
- a CDS encoding hypothetical protein (NECATOR_CHRV.G20416.T1) — protein sequence MEMRMLRWTIGVTLKEKVSNDAVRSVFGVVPITEKMKEARLRWFGHVLRREEDSVAKTALKLDVSGVRPRGRPKIRWLDRVKLDMIDARLCTADAMDRTKWKTRSRKADPATTRDKR from the coding sequence atggagatgcggatgttgaggtggacgataggtgtaacgctaaaagagaaagtatccaacgacgcTGTGCGCTCCGTCTTCggtgtcgtcccgataactgagaagatgaaggaggcgcgactgagatggtttggtcacgtcttgcggcgagaggaagattctgttgccaaaaccgctctgaagctcgacgtttcaggagtgaggccgcgcgggaggccaaaaattcgctggttagaccgtgtgaagctggatatgatagatgcacgtttgtgtacggctgatgcaatggatagaaccaaatggaagacaagaagcagaaaagcggaccctgcaacaacgcgggacaaacgctag
- a CDS encoding hypothetical protein (NECATOR_CHRV.G20417.T2), whose protein sequence is MKVFERVLEARLRKIVSVSLNQCGFVKDCSTMDAIHAVRILLEKHREKNRSVHLAFLYLEKAFDRVPHELLWMSMRSHRVPEEYVRWTKLLYAKPTSVVRCAVGTSRPFPVRVGVHQGSSLSPLLFILCMDKITKEIQKQHPWTLLFADDVMLASESRDDLQKQVQSWKDQLQQYGLRLNTSKTEYMECGPRIEDGSIRVHGTELNKVNCFKYLGSK, encoded by the coding sequence atgaaggtttttgagcgtgtcctggaagctcgtctgaggaaaattgttagcgtttcactcaaccagtgcggttttgtgaaggactgcagcactatggatgctatccatgctgtccgaatcctcctggagaaacatcgagagaagaaccgcagtgtgcatcttgcttttctctatctcgagaaagctttcgaccgtgtcccacatgagctgttatggatgtccatgaggtcgcatagagtaccagaagaatatgtgcggtggacgaagctgctttatgcgaagcctaccagcgttgtacgatgtgctgttggaacaagcaggccattccctgtacgagtaggggttcatcagggttcatccctctcacctctgctgttcatactgtgcatggacaagataacgaaggaaatccagaagcagcatccgtggactctactctttgccgacgatgtcatgctcgcgtcggagtctcgagatgatcttcagaaacaagtgcagtcttggaaggatcagctgcagcaatatggattgcgcctcaacacatcaaaaactgagtacatggagtgcggaccaaggatagaggatggttcaattcgtgttcatggcaccgaattaaacaaggtgaactgcttcaagtaccttggatccaaatga